In Pengzhenrongella sicca, a single genomic region encodes these proteins:
- a CDS encoding glycosyltransferase, whose amino-acid sequence MRVLQVLDPPDGTTRYVDQIVHDLPADITLEYFTWRRALAGGYDVLHVHWPERLTRPTARWKRPIVRAALCVLLLRLRLTRTAIVRTEHNVDPHETGDPVERLLLGWLDRWTTLAIQLNPTTRVDPSRRNVRIPLGHYRDRFARYDRPAAVPGRLLYVGLIRPYKGVDRLLECLAEVADPDLTLRVVGRPLSPYWSELVTAATAADARISARLEFVDDETLVAEVSEAALVVLPYRELHNSATLLVALSLDRPVLVPRTPSTLALAAEVGPDWVLLYDGELTPESLTAAFHQVGDSARPAPPDLADRDWSRIGAQHAAAYRSAIDATKNHPLPPARGPRSPR is encoded by the coding sequence ATGAGGGTGCTGCAGGTCCTGGACCCCCCGGACGGGACGACCCGGTACGTCGACCAGATCGTGCACGACCTGCCGGCGGACATCACGCTCGAGTACTTCACCTGGCGGCGCGCGCTCGCGGGGGGCTACGACGTGCTCCACGTGCACTGGCCGGAGCGCCTGACCCGCCCGACCGCGCGGTGGAAGCGCCCGATCGTCCGCGCCGCGCTGTGCGTGCTCCTCCTGCGGCTTCGGCTGACCCGCACGGCCATCGTCCGCACCGAGCACAACGTCGACCCGCACGAGACGGGCGACCCGGTCGAGCGCCTGCTGCTGGGCTGGCTCGACCGCTGGACGACGCTCGCGATCCAGCTCAACCCGACGACGCGTGTCGACCCGTCCCGGCGCAACGTGCGGATCCCGCTCGGGCACTACCGCGACCGGTTCGCGCGCTACGACCGGCCGGCGGCCGTGCCCGGTCGGCTGCTCTACGTCGGCCTGATCCGCCCGTACAAGGGCGTCGACCGCCTGCTCGAGTGCCTGGCCGAGGTGGCGGACCCGGACCTGACGCTGCGCGTCGTCGGCCGCCCGCTCTCGCCGTACTGGAGCGAACTGGTGACCGCCGCGACCGCGGCCGACGCCCGGATCAGCGCGCGGCTCGAGTTCGTCGACGACGAGACGCTCGTGGCCGAGGTGTCCGAGGCCGCGCTGGTGGTCCTGCCCTACCGCGAGCTGCACAACTCGGCCACGCTCCTGGTCGCGCTCTCGCTGGACCGGCCCGTGCTGGTGCCCCGGACGCCCAGCACGCTGGCCCTGGCCGCGGAGGTCGGGCCGGACTGGGTGCTGCTGTACGACGGCGAGCTGACGCCCGAATCGCTCACCGCCGCGTTCCATCAGGTCGGCGACTCCGCCCGCCCGGCACCGCCCGATCTCGCCGATCGCGACTGGTCCCGCATCGGCGCCCAGCACGCGGCCGCCTACCGATCGGCGATCGACGCCACGAAAAACCACCCGCTGCCCCCAGCCCGGGGTCCAAGGAGCCCGAGGTAA
- a CDS encoding polysaccharide biosynthesis tyrosine autokinase has product MELRDFLHVLRLHWVTIAVMTVLGAGAWSGYAALQTPQYRAQTTVLVATAFGDSVSDLNQGSSFSERQAQTYAEVARSPLVLEPVIQKLGLDTTARALRGRVTAAVQASTALIDISVTDSSGQQAAGLADAVSVQLAAAVGQLSPPTVDDTQSVVVTVISPATVPGAPFAPDLQQAVGMGALLGLILALGWALVRTSLDTKVRAESDLRRVTESSLLGTITFDPTTSGKDRRVIAATLTRRAEEYRQLRTNLQFIDAAHRPHSIVVTSSRDTEGKSVTAINLAHALADSGVRICLVDADLRRPSVADYLELEGSAGLTTVLIGRATLDDVIQVPGQSGLHVLTSGQIPPNPSELVSSERMAQVLDELKSRYEMVLFDSPPLLPVTDAAVLGKLTEGVLLVAGAGIVTRDQLKDSIEMLSTVGARLFGLVLNRAPRRDGGSRTYSYHPAVVELDGAAAPDDAPITAEASASTPEASAPEAPAPEPQLAGDPPPVPALETGQSPALSDGFTALDGGDDPLTQTSADPTTRRSSRADR; this is encoded by the coding sequence GTGGAACTTCGCGACTTCTTGCATGTGCTTCGCCTTCACTGGGTGACCATCGCGGTCATGACGGTGCTCGGCGCGGGCGCGTGGTCGGGGTACGCGGCGTTGCAGACACCGCAGTACCGCGCGCAGACCACCGTGCTCGTCGCGACCGCGTTCGGCGACTCGGTCTCCGACCTGAACCAGGGCTCGTCCTTCAGCGAGCGCCAGGCCCAGACCTACGCCGAGGTCGCCCGGTCGCCGCTCGTGCTCGAGCCGGTGATCCAAAAGCTCGGGCTCGACACCACCGCGCGCGCGCTGCGCGGACGGGTCACCGCCGCGGTGCAGGCGAGCACCGCCCTGATCGACATCTCGGTGACGGACAGTTCCGGCCAGCAGGCCGCGGGCCTCGCCGACGCCGTCAGCGTGCAGCTCGCGGCCGCGGTCGGGCAGCTGTCGCCGCCGACGGTCGACGACACGCAGTCCGTCGTCGTGACCGTCATCTCGCCCGCGACCGTGCCCGGGGCGCCGTTCGCGCCCGACCTGCAGCAGGCCGTGGGCATGGGTGCTCTGCTCGGGTTGATCCTCGCGCTCGGCTGGGCGCTCGTGCGCACGAGCCTCGACACGAAGGTGCGCGCCGAGTCCGACCTGCGCCGCGTCACGGAGTCGAGCCTGCTCGGCACGATCACGTTCGATCCGACGACCTCCGGCAAGGACCGCCGGGTCATCGCCGCAACGCTCACCCGCCGCGCGGAGGAGTACCGGCAGCTGCGTACCAACCTGCAGTTCATCGACGCCGCGCACCGGCCGCACTCGATCGTCGTCACCTCGTCCCGCGACACCGAGGGCAAGTCGGTCACCGCGATCAACCTCGCGCACGCGCTGGCCGACTCCGGCGTGCGGATCTGCCTCGTCGACGCCGACCTGCGGCGGCCGTCGGTCGCCGACTACCTCGAGCTCGAGGGCTCCGCCGGCCTGACCACCGTCCTCATCGGGCGCGCGACGCTCGACGACGTCATCCAGGTGCCCGGTCAGAGCGGCCTGCACGTGCTCACGTCGGGCCAGATCCCGCCGAACCCGAGCGAGCTCGTCAGCTCCGAGCGCATGGCGCAGGTGCTCGACGAGCTCAAGAGCCGCTACGAGATGGTGCTCTTCGACTCCCCGCCCCTGCTGCCCGTGACCGACGCTGCCGTGCTCGGCAAGCTGACCGAGGGCGTCCTGCTCGTCGCCGGCGCCGGCATCGTCACCCGGGACCAGCTCAAGGACTCGATCGAGATGCTCTCAACCGTGGGCGCGCGCCTGTTCGGCCTCGTGCTCAACCGCGCACCCCGGCGCGACGGCGGCTCGCGCACCTACAGCTACCACCCCGCCGTCGTCGAGCTCGACGGCGCCGCCGCCCCGGACGACGCGCCGATCACCGCCGAGGCTTCGGCGTCGACCCCGGAGGCGTCCGCTCCCGAGGCGCCGGCCCCCGAGCCGCAGCTCGCCGGTGACCCGCCCCCGGTCCCCGCCCTGGAGACCGGGCAGTCCCCGGCGCTGAGCGATGGCTTCACCGCCCTGGACGGCGGCGACGATCCGCTCACGCAGACCAGCGCGGACCCCACGACGCGCCGGTCCTCACGCGCCGACCGCTGA
- a CDS encoding IS30 family transposase translates to MVKFPEGTRARFVDLVCGGLSVEAASARVGAVGATGFRWWAQAGGMELRSGRLGGLADPGPRTDRDASERMVTLADRGMIEMGRRTGMSYALIGQAIGRDKSVVWREVRRNAGPDGAYYASLAHARAHQARRRPKPLKLVANAPLCAQIAAWMDVGWSPKLISSMLALTFADDQGMQVSHETIYRALYVQSRGNLRADLAKKLSLQRKKRVPHTADRHKSSPYKEAFKISDRPAEVEDRAIPGHWEGDLIIGRNGTAIGTLVERSTRFTILLHLPDDHSAGAVAAAMIREMSSLPEHLRRSITWDRGTELAHYAQIQTALDATLYFCNPHSPWQRGTNENTNRLLRFWFEKGSDLAVHTPADLHRVAATLNRRPRPTLDLQTPADRLNQLLLAA, encoded by the coding sequence ATGGTCAAGTTCCCTGAGGGCACTCGGGCTCGGTTTGTGGATCTGGTCTGTGGTGGTCTGAGTGTTGAGGCTGCTTCTGCGCGTGTCGGTGCTGTTGGGGCCACGGGTTTCCGGTGGTGGGCCCAGGCTGGGGGGATGGAGCTGCGCAGTGGGCGCTTGGGTGGTCTGGCTGACCCGGGGCCACGAACGGATCGCGACGCCAGCGAGCGGATGGTGACGTTGGCCGATCGGGGGATGATCGAGATGGGCCGGCGCACGGGCATGAGCTATGCCTTGATCGGGCAGGCGATCGGTCGGGACAAGTCCGTGGTCTGGCGAGAGGTCAGGCGCAACGCGGGCCCGGACGGGGCCTATTACGCCTCGCTCGCCCATGCCAGGGCCCATCAGGCCCGGCGGCGGCCGAAGCCGTTGAAGCTGGTCGCGAACGCGCCGTTGTGCGCGCAGATCGCTGCGTGGATGGACGTCGGGTGGAGCCCGAAGCTGATCTCGTCGATGCTGGCGCTCACCTTCGCCGATGATCAGGGGATGCAGGTGAGCCACGAGACGATCTACCGCGCTCTCTACGTCCAAAGTCGCGGGAACTTGCGCGCTGACCTGGCCAAGAAGCTGAGTTTGCAACGCAAGAAGCGAGTTCCCCATACCGCTGACCGGCACAAGAGCAGCCCCTACAAGGAGGCGTTCAAGATCAGTGACCGGCCAGCCGAGGTCGAGGATAGGGCGATCCCTGGGCACTGGGAAGGTGACCTCATCATCGGCCGCAACGGGACCGCGATCGGCACTCTGGTCGAGCGCAGCACCCGATTCACGATCTTGCTGCACCTGCCCGACGATCACAGTGCAGGCGCGGTCGCGGCAGCGATGATCCGCGAGATGAGCAGCCTGCCCGAACATCTGCGTCGCTCGATCACCTGGGACCGCGGAACCGAGCTCGCCCACTACGCCCAGATCCAGACCGCGCTCGACGCGACGCTCTACTTCTGCAACCCGCACTCACCCTGGCAGCGCGGCACGAACGAGAACACGAACCGGCTCCTGCGATTCTGGTTCGAAAAGGGCTCCGACCTGGCCGTACATACCCCCGCGGACCTGCATCGAGTTGCGGCTACCTTGAACCGCAGACCCCGCCCGACCCTGGACCTACAAACCCCAGCCGACCGGCTGAACCAGCTGCTACTCGCCGCATAA
- a CDS encoding lipopolysaccharide biosynthesis protein, giving the protein MSALSDVAAKGTAVSVGAQLVRFVLQIGSMIVLARLLVPADFGLVAMVTAVIGVAEIVRDLGLSTAAIQARTLSEAERSNLFWANTALGTACAGIALALTPVIVAIYDEPRLSQVVPPLAAVFVLSGLDTQLRADLARSLRFRSLATSDVISQGTGMLAAVLLALAGAGFWALVAQPVVAAFMSLVVNAVNCRWVPGRPRRSVSIRPFLRFGVRLMGTQALSYGTKNIDNIALGAVWGPASLGLYSRAYQLLMTPLNQINTPLTRVAVPILSKLQDDKDTFVRYAGRAQLVGCYVTATMLIVAAALADPLISLLFGDTWEGLAPIFALLALGGVFRSISQLSYWLFLATGRTGSMLRLDVWCQPLMMIVIVAGVPWGPEGVAIGHLVAYSSYWVVSLIAVGRVTGMSVRPLFIKAVTAVGLVGVPSAAAAWGATHLVGPAWAQLAVGCVAAVAVIGLVALVLPVVRRDLAFLLEFLRRAVRR; this is encoded by the coding sequence GTGAGCGCGCTCTCCGACGTCGCCGCGAAGGGCACCGCCGTCTCAGTCGGCGCTCAGCTGGTCCGCTTCGTGCTGCAGATCGGCTCGATGATCGTCCTCGCGCGGCTGCTCGTGCCGGCGGACTTCGGGCTCGTGGCGATGGTGACGGCGGTGATCGGTGTCGCCGAGATCGTGCGCGACCTCGGCCTGTCGACGGCCGCGATCCAGGCGCGCACGCTCAGCGAGGCCGAGCGGTCGAACCTCTTCTGGGCGAACACCGCGCTCGGCACCGCGTGCGCGGGCATCGCGCTCGCGCTCACGCCCGTGATCGTCGCGATCTACGACGAGCCCCGGCTGAGCCAGGTCGTCCCCCCGCTCGCCGCCGTCTTCGTGCTGTCTGGGCTGGACACGCAGCTGCGGGCGGACCTCGCGCGCTCCCTGCGGTTCCGGTCGCTCGCCACCTCCGACGTCATCTCGCAGGGCACCGGCATGCTCGCGGCCGTGCTCCTCGCGCTCGCCGGCGCCGGGTTCTGGGCGCTCGTGGCGCAGCCCGTCGTTGCCGCGTTCATGAGCCTCGTCGTGAACGCGGTCAACTGCCGCTGGGTGCCGGGGCGGCCGCGGCGGTCGGTCTCGATCCGGCCGTTCCTGCGGTTCGGGGTGCGGCTGATGGGCACCCAGGCGCTGTCGTACGGCACCAAGAACATCGACAACATCGCCCTCGGCGCGGTGTGGGGCCCGGCCTCGCTCGGCCTGTACAGCCGGGCCTACCAGCTCCTGATGACCCCCCTGAACCAGATCAACACACCGCTGACGCGCGTGGCGGTCCCCATCCTGTCCAAGCTGCAGGACGACAAGGACACGTTCGTGCGGTACGCCGGGCGCGCGCAGCTCGTGGGCTGCTACGTGACCGCGACGATGCTCATCGTCGCCGCCGCGCTCGCGGACCCGCTGATCAGCCTCCTGTTCGGCGACACGTGGGAGGGGCTTGCGCCGATCTTCGCGCTGCTCGCCCTCGGCGGGGTCTTCCGCTCGATCTCGCAGCTGTCGTACTGGCTGTTCCTCGCGACTGGCCGCACGGGCTCGATGCTCCGGCTCGACGTGTGGTGCCAGCCGCTGATGATGATCGTCATCGTCGCGGGCGTCCCGTGGGGCCCCGAGGGCGTGGCGATCGGGCACCTCGTGGCGTACTCGTCGTACTGGGTCGTGTCGCTGATCGCCGTCGGGCGCGTCACCGGCATGTCGGTGCGGCCGCTGTTCATCAAGGCGGTGACCGCCGTCGGCCTCGTCGGCGTCCCGAGCGCCGCGGCGGCCTGGGGGGCCACCCACCTCGTCGGTCCGGCGTGGGCTCAGCTGGCCGTGGGCTGCGTTGCCGCGGTCGCCGTCATCGGCCTCGTCGCCCTCGTGCTCCCGGTGGTGCGCCGCGACCTGGCGTTCCTGCTCGAGTTCCTGCGCCGCGCCGTCCGGCGCTGA
- a CDS encoding O-antigen ligase family protein translates to MTAPEALARRRRLPAREHGAGWISAGWEHRVQVGLIVTVWLGVLGPLLVQSVTEGKGFTPIDQEAAPLTGLASAVTTAANGLIVLACAAVVLACLPALAWRTAGVLVLLVAPWGIAAVQLVVLGRPPGAPALIYPAVAAAFWALRPRRAAIETVGYLTGATALVSLLLGALLPDAGRYPLETAGLEKVIGPAGVLSGVMPTGNNLGLLLVVGLPTVFAIRRVALRWVALGAVALALAWTISRTSWVAALVVLVMLAALAWLPRRGQLAGLGLGLLALVGLVVPFVTSDPDRFTHRAGYWIATLDAWRDSPLVGYGADYFKQIANTPADLGGYAYHAHNQGVQLLITGGLLLTVAVLALLALAAVRAVRLAAAGVPWAAGWLAALLAVGVLEVPLGFVDRMMFLPVTLVPLCLLLCADRTDDDPAGPVPGVTASSARPPAGAAHG, encoded by the coding sequence GTGACGGCGCCGGAGGCCCTCGCCCGCCGGCGCCGCCTGCCGGCGCGCGAGCACGGCGCCGGGTGGATCTCGGCCGGCTGGGAGCACCGGGTGCAGGTTGGACTGATCGTGACCGTCTGGCTCGGGGTCCTCGGGCCGCTGCTCGTCCAGAGCGTCACCGAGGGCAAGGGCTTCACCCCGATCGACCAGGAGGCCGCGCCGCTGACCGGCCTCGCGAGCGCCGTCACGACCGCCGCGAACGGCCTCATCGTGCTGGCGTGCGCCGCGGTGGTGCTGGCGTGCCTGCCCGCGCTCGCGTGGCGCACCGCGGGCGTGCTCGTCCTGCTCGTCGCGCCGTGGGGGATCGCCGCGGTGCAGCTCGTCGTGCTGGGGCGCCCTCCCGGGGCGCCCGCCCTGATCTACCCGGCGGTCGCGGCCGCGTTCTGGGCGCTGCGACCGCGCCGCGCCGCGATCGAGACCGTGGGCTACCTCACGGGCGCGACGGCGCTCGTGAGCCTGCTCCTGGGCGCACTGCTGCCTGACGCGGGCCGGTATCCGCTCGAGACGGCCGGCCTGGAGAAGGTCATCGGGCCCGCCGGCGTGCTGTCGGGGGTGATGCCGACGGGCAACAACCTCGGCCTGCTCCTGGTCGTCGGACTGCCGACGGTCTTCGCCATCCGGCGCGTCGCGCTGCGGTGGGTCGCGCTCGGGGCCGTCGCGCTGGCGCTCGCGTGGACGATCTCGCGCACCTCCTGGGTCGCCGCGCTCGTCGTGCTCGTCATGCTGGCCGCCCTGGCCTGGCTCCCGCGCCGCGGCCAGCTCGCGGGCCTGGGGCTCGGCCTGCTCGCGCTCGTCGGGCTCGTGGTGCCGTTCGTCACGAGCGACCCCGATCGCTTCACCCACCGCGCGGGCTACTGGATCGCGACGCTCGACGCCTGGCGGGACAGCCCCCTGGTGGGGTACGGCGCCGACTACTTCAAGCAGATCGCCAACACGCCCGCCGACCTTGGCGGGTACGCCTACCACGCGCACAACCAGGGGGTGCAGCTGCTGATCACCGGCGGCCTCCTGCTCACCGTGGCGGTGCTCGCGCTGCTCGCCCTGGCCGCGGTGCGCGCCGTCCGCCTCGCCGCCGCCGGCGTGCCCTGGGCCGCGGGGTGGCTGGCGGCGCTGCTCGCCGTCGGGGTGCTCGAGGTCCCGCTCGGCTTCGTCGATCGCATGATGTTCCTGCCCGTCACCCTCGTGCCGCTGTGCCTGCTGCTCTGCGCCGACCGGACCGACGACGACCCTGCCGGCCCCGTGCCGGGCGTGACGGCGTCGTCGGCCAGGCCCCCGGCGGGGGCAGCCCATGGGTGA
- a CDS encoding glycosyltransferase family 2 protein, whose product MTPTVSCVIPTHGRDHLLGEAIASVVAQRHPPTEVLVADDLGSPATRACVEEWAARAPLPVRYVDASGTGWTSAGASRNAGVARATGDVVAFLDDDDTWEPDFLGSVVPALVADGVDFAVGWTAADAGERAYHMERMRPGLGVGDVVARNPGFVGSNFVMRREAFTRLGGFDPELTVSNDQDLLVRALAAGLRYAVVPEVLVRNRIHAGPQLTDKTERRVHGIETYLSKHGDLMTTDDRRYIRSQISSIRRVIGPTRSIRWRSTASLACYRLVEAVRP is encoded by the coding sequence GTGACGCCCACCGTGTCGTGCGTGATCCCCACGCACGGTCGCGACCATCTCCTCGGCGAGGCCATCGCCTCCGTCGTCGCCCAGCGGCACCCGCCGACGGAGGTCTTGGTCGCGGACGATCTCGGGTCCCCGGCCACCCGCGCGTGCGTCGAGGAGTGGGCGGCCCGGGCGCCGCTGCCCGTGCGTTACGTCGACGCGAGCGGCACCGGCTGGACGTCCGCCGGCGCCTCGCGCAACGCGGGCGTCGCGCGCGCGACCGGCGACGTCGTCGCGTTCCTCGACGACGACGACACCTGGGAGCCCGACTTCCTTGGCTCGGTCGTGCCCGCGCTCGTGGCCGACGGCGTCGACTTCGCGGTGGGCTGGACCGCCGCCGACGCGGGCGAGCGCGCGTACCACATGGAGCGGATGCGACCGGGGCTCGGCGTCGGCGACGTCGTCGCGCGCAACCCGGGCTTCGTGGGCAGCAACTTCGTGATGCGCCGCGAGGCGTTCACCCGACTGGGCGGCTTCGACCCGGAGCTGACCGTCTCCAACGACCAGGATCTGCTCGTGCGAGCGCTGGCGGCCGGCCTGCGCTACGCCGTCGTCCCTGAGGTGCTGGTGCGCAACCGGATCCACGCCGGGCCGCAGCTGACGGACAAGACCGAGCGGCGCGTGCACGGCATCGAGACCTACCTGTCCAAGCACGGCGACCTCATGACGACCGACGACCGGCGCTACATCCGCTCGCAGATCTCGAGCATCCGGCGGGTGATCGGGCCGACGCGCAGCATCCGGTGGCGGTCGACGGCGTCGCTCGCCTGCTATCGCCTCGTCGAGGCGGTCCGGCCGTGA
- a CDS encoding WecB/TagA/CpsF family glycosyltransferase translates to MAVHPSGVVTLAGRELFLGDQAELLARIESLLPARGVLAVITPNVDQTLNYIRIPDLRRAYDEAEIRITDGFPLVKLGQLLGASRLQRHTGADLLPLVSERSLRNGWRIAVTGGEEHVAQAAADKLRKLYDADVVAVPFPYISSVEDDASRKVVDELVRIQPDLVFVCLGSPKQDVWVSHWRSELPPALYIGAGAAVDFVAGTKKRAPKVVQRLGGEWFYRMVQEPRRLAWRYLIRGPRFLYIAARSLIVAREGTR, encoded by the coding sequence ATGGCGGTGCATCCGTCCGGCGTCGTGACTCTCGCCGGGCGGGAGCTGTTTCTGGGTGACCAGGCGGAGCTCCTCGCGCGCATCGAGTCGCTGCTGCCGGCCCGGGGCGTGCTCGCGGTCATCACGCCGAACGTCGACCAGACGTTGAACTACATCCGCATCCCCGACCTGCGGCGCGCATATGACGAGGCCGAGATCCGGATCACCGACGGGTTCCCCCTCGTCAAGCTCGGCCAGCTGCTCGGCGCGTCGCGGCTGCAGCGCCACACGGGCGCGGACCTGCTCCCGCTCGTGTCCGAGCGCTCGCTCCGCAACGGGTGGCGCATCGCGGTCACCGGCGGCGAGGAGCACGTCGCGCAGGCCGCGGCCGACAAGCTGCGCAAGCTGTACGACGCCGACGTGGTCGCCGTCCCCTTTCCCTACATCTCCTCGGTCGAGGACGACGCGTCGCGCAAGGTCGTCGACGAGCTCGTCCGGATCCAGCCGGACCTGGTCTTCGTGTGCCTGGGCTCGCCCAAGCAGGACGTGTGGGTGTCGCACTGGCGGTCCGAGCTTCCGCCGGCCCTGTATATCGGCGCCGGCGCAGCGGTCGACTTCGTCGCCGGCACCAAGAAGCGCGCCCCGAAGGTCGTCCAGCGCCTCGGCGGGGAATGGTTCTACCGGATGGTCCAGGAGCCCCGCCGGCTCGCCTGGCGCTACCTCATCCGCGGTCCGCGGTTCCTGTACATCGCAGCCCGCTCCCTGATCGTGGCCCGGGAGGGCACCAGGTGA
- a CDS encoding glycosyltransferase, with the protein MTTVDDARSLAQDGVGDEMVDQSAPEGPTQQVDCLIVHQFDAARPSPGGIDTCIRGLITYSPAGMTIAIAGVDSGAPVAGRTLGVWELHQIGGRDVWFLPVARLDPGNQARLIPHALRLMAGVSKYRSRLPQASVIHAHRADTALAVRTLLGHPLVYFIHTQEGGLTSATSDSVWRFAGRAHAAMERSVVGGAAGVVVFNPAYAEVVHEHNELAIFSPTWFDPALLAWADEPAEPHRVVWVGRLEEPKDPALALEVFSRLLEAGDDLPWTLEIVGAGTLATDLETKVAALPAHVAERVRLRGRLTPREVAEVMGGSGVFLMTSHPGYEGFPMVLVEALASGLPAVVTEGSDTGGIISRGLNGMVSARDPGLLAAAIMSAVSYDRDVVRKSADAYSAPELVGRIFDATFPTEK; encoded by the coding sequence GTGACCACAGTTGACGACGCGCGAAGCCTGGCGCAGGACGGGGTCGGCGACGAGATGGTGGACCAGAGCGCCCCCGAGGGGCCGACCCAGCAGGTCGACTGCCTCATCGTGCACCAGTTCGACGCCGCCCGGCCCTCGCCCGGCGGGATCGACACCTGCATCCGAGGCCTGATCACGTACTCGCCGGCCGGCATGACCATCGCCATCGCCGGTGTGGACAGCGGTGCGCCGGTCGCTGGCCGCACGCTCGGCGTGTGGGAGCTGCACCAGATCGGCGGCCGCGACGTGTGGTTCCTGCCGGTCGCGCGCCTCGACCCGGGCAATCAGGCACGCCTGATCCCGCACGCCCTGCGGCTCATGGCCGGGGTGTCCAAATACCGTTCCCGCCTGCCCCAGGCGAGCGTGATCCACGCGCACCGGGCCGACACTGCGCTCGCCGTGCGCACGCTGCTCGGGCACCCGCTCGTCTACTTCATCCACACCCAGGAGGGCGGGCTCACGAGCGCGACCTCGGACTCGGTCTGGCGGTTCGCCGGGCGCGCGCACGCGGCCATGGAGCGGTCCGTCGTCGGCGGCGCGGCGGGCGTCGTCGTGTTCAACCCCGCCTACGCCGAGGTCGTGCACGAGCACAACGAGCTCGCGATCTTCTCCCCGACCTGGTTCGACCCGGCCCTGCTCGCCTGGGCCGACGAGCCGGCCGAGCCGCACCGGGTGGTCTGGGTGGGCCGCCTCGAGGAGCCGAAGGACCCGGCGCTCGCGCTCGAGGTCTTCAGCCGGCTGCTCGAGGCGGGCGACGACCTCCCGTGGACGCTCGAGATCGTCGGCGCGGGCACGCTCGCTACGGACCTCGAGACGAAGGTGGCGGCTCTCCCCGCGCACGTCGCGGAGCGGGTGCGGCTGCGGGGTCGGCTGACCCCGCGCGAGGTCGCGGAGGTGATGGGCGGGTCGGGCGTCTTCCTCATGACCTCGCACCCCGGCTACGAGGGTTTCCCGATGGTTCTCGTCGAGGCGCTCGCGTCGGGCCTGCCTGCCGTGGTGACCGAGGGTTCGGATACGGGTGGCATCATTTCTCGGGGGCTCAACGGAATGGTGAGCGCCCGCGACCCCGGCCTGCTGGCGGCTGCGATCATGAGTGCGGTGTCCTATGACCGGGACGTCGTACGCAAGAGCGCGGACGCCTACAGCGCCCCCGAACTGGTTGGAAGGATCTTCGATGCGACCTTCCCCACCGAGAAGTGA